Proteins from one Flavobacterium sp. N2038 genomic window:
- a CDS encoding penicillin-binding protein, whose amino-acid sequence MAVDDKHISYRIYLVAVFIFLMAIAIVVKLTNIQWVEGDYYRKLAKQRTVRNFVIPANKGNIYSADGSLLATSIPNYEIRFDAKAPKTETFEKYVKALSDSLATVLDRPSGYYEQELRKARANKNRYYLIARKLSYTEYVKIKGFPLFKLGAFKGGIIIEQETVRKHPIGKIAERTIGYDKIDPATGVEVGKGIEWAFKSYLNGKDGKILKQKIAKGQWKPIRDVNEVDPVDGYDVISTIDVFIQDIAHHALLKQLEDYEADHGCVVVMETETGYIKAISNLGRAEDGTYYETTNYAVAESHEPGSTFKLVDLMAILEDKVADTSTVYDSHGGEIRYYGRAVRDSHRGGYGKVTLARGFELSSNTVMVQAVYDNYKSNPSKFVNHINELGLNKPLGLHFKGEGRPYIPQPGDKHWSGTTLPWMAFGYNVSVTPMQTLTLYNAVANNGVMVKPQFVSEIKEWNKNIKKFDTEVMNPKVCSPETLKKVKAVLANVVKKGTGSKLYSKDFSMAGKTGTAMVNYGNAGREGMYYASSFVGYFPADHPKYSCIVVVHKPNTAKNNYYGADVAGPVFKRIAQKIFTDAPSTNKIKQLDSKIAKQESSYDKYTVEANKKLSQVPNLKGMPGMDAVALLENLDLKVKVIGVGKVKKQSIQPGQNISKNAIIVLELS is encoded by the coding sequence ATGGCAGTAGACGATAAACATATATCCTACAGAATTTACCTCGTAGCAGTTTTCATCTTTTTGATGGCAATTGCTATTGTTGTTAAATTGACCAATATTCAATGGGTTGAAGGAGATTATTACAGAAAACTGGCAAAACAGCGTACGGTAAGAAACTTTGTAATTCCGGCCAACAAAGGAAATATTTATTCTGCTGACGGAAGTTTACTGGCAACATCGATTCCTAATTATGAAATTAGATTTGATGCAAAAGCGCCAAAAACGGAAACTTTTGAAAAGTATGTAAAAGCATTATCAGATTCATTGGCTACAGTTTTGGATAGACCATCAGGTTATTACGAACAGGAATTAAGAAAAGCCAGAGCCAACAAAAATCGTTATTATTTGATCGCTCGCAAGTTGAGTTATACTGAATATGTAAAAATTAAAGGTTTTCCATTATTCAAATTAGGTGCTTTTAAAGGCGGAATTATAATTGAACAAGAAACCGTTAGAAAACATCCTATAGGTAAAATAGCTGAAAGAACGATAGGTTATGATAAAATTGATCCGGCAACGGGAGTAGAAGTTGGAAAAGGAATTGAATGGGCTTTTAAAAGTTATCTGAACGGAAAAGACGGTAAAATTCTAAAGCAAAAAATTGCTAAAGGCCAATGGAAACCAATTCGTGATGTAAACGAAGTAGATCCAGTTGATGGTTATGATGTAATTTCTACGATAGATGTATTTATTCAGGATATCGCACACCACGCTTTGTTGAAACAATTAGAAGATTACGAAGCAGATCACGGTTGTGTGGTAGTAATGGAAACAGAAACAGGTTATATAAAAGCGATTTCAAATTTAGGAAGAGCAGAAGATGGTACTTATTACGAGACAACAAATTATGCGGTTGCTGAATCTCACGAACCTGGATCGACTTTTAAATTAGTCGATTTAATGGCGATTTTAGAAGATAAAGTTGCCGATACAAGTACAGTTTACGATAGCCATGGAGGGGAAATCAGATATTATGGAAGAGCTGTTCGGGATTCGCACAGAGGCGGTTATGGAAAAGTTACCCTGGCACGCGGATTTGAACTTTCGTCAAATACAGTAATGGTTCAGGCGGTTTATGATAATTACAAAAGTAACCCTTCTAAGTTTGTAAATCATATCAATGAATTAGGCTTAAATAAACCATTAGGATTACATTTTAAAGGAGAAGGAAGGCCTTATATTCCGCAGCCTGGAGACAAACATTGGTCAGGTACAACACTTCCATGGATGGCTTTTGGATATAACGTTTCGGTTACACCAATGCAAACTTTAACCTTGTATAACGCAGTTGCAAACAATGGGGTAATGGTAAAACCGCAATTTGTATCAGAAATTAAAGAATGGAACAAAAACATTAAAAAGTTTGATACAGAAGTAATGAATCCAAAGGTTTGTTCGCCAGAAACACTCAAAAAAGTAAAAGCAGTTTTGGCAAATGTGGTAAAAAAAGGGACGGGTTCTAAGTTGTATTCAAAAGATTTTTCAATGGCAGGAAAAACGGGAACGGCTATGGTGAATTATGGTAACGCAGGAAGAGAAGGAATGTATTATGCTTCTTCTTTTGTTGGGTATTTTCCGGCTGATCATCCTAAATATTCCTGTATTGTAGTGGTTCATAAACCAAATACGGCTAAAAATAATTATTATGGAGCTGATGTTGCAGGGCCGGTTTTTAAAAGAATCGCTCAAAAAATATTTACAGATGCGCCATCAACAAATAAAATAAAACAACTGGATTCTAAAATTGCAAAACAAGAAAGCAGTTATGACAAGTATACGGTTGAAGCAAACAAAAAATTAAGTCAGGTTCCTAATTTAAAAGGAATGCCGGGAATGGATGCAGTAGCTTTATTAGAAAATCTGGATTTAAAAGTAAAAGTTATAGGTGTTGGAAAGGTTAAAAAACAATCTATTCAACCGGGACAAAATATTAGTAAAAATGCAATTATAGTATTAGAATTATCATGA
- the dnaG gene encoding DNA primase, with translation MISQNTIDNVFETARVEEVIGDFVNLKRAGSNFKGLSPFSDERSPSFMVSPAKGIWKDFSTGKGGNSVKFLMEHSQFTYPEAIRYLARKYNIEIEETEQTDAEKAMTDVRESMYLVSEFAAKYFQDVLINSEEGKAIGLSYFKERGFTNETIKKFDLGYSPETWDALTKEALGKGYKLEFLESTGLTIAREDRPFDRFKGRVMFPIQSMSGRVLGFGGRILTNDKKAAKYLNSPESDIYHKSKVLYGIYHAKQSIAKQNNCYLVEGYTDVIQFSQAGIENVVASSGTALTPDQIRLINRLTRNITVLFDGDAAGLRASIRGIDLILEEGMNVRVCSFPDGEDPDSFARKNSHDDLVAYLENNSKDFIQFKASILMNEAKNDPIKKADLIRDMVTSISKIPDRIQREVYIQECARIMDISEQVLVSTLAQLIQKDIAEANKKQKQEQKPFEVVRNQAPKNTNFSGGDPEDPRTGPPEGYGYPGDMGYPVEQTEKVDILYGFERKIIEILLLYGNVLEDFEDVFLKADEEGNVKEVTEKRKYKVYEKVYLSLQEDEVELTNTLFKDIFTGLIDFYNQNETFSLDRYLMHLQPEFAQEVTNILMEDEKLVIHNWEGQNIFPKHKSETVEQNVSDTIFSMRWYLISKIIHDLKESLMTDPQDDNSELLSMVIDYSKLLNNFSRKLGRVVVPYHL, from the coding sequence TTGATTTCACAAAATACAATTGACAATGTTTTTGAAACTGCTCGTGTAGAGGAGGTTATTGGCGATTTTGTCAATTTAAAACGTGCCGGAAGTAACTTTAAAGGTTTGAGTCCGTTCTCAGATGAGCGTTCTCCTTCTTTCATGGTTTCGCCTGCAAAAGGGATTTGGAAAGATTTCAGTACCGGAAAAGGAGGGAATTCTGTAAAATTCCTGATGGAGCACTCGCAGTTTACTTATCCGGAGGCCATTCGATATTTGGCCAGAAAATATAATATTGAAATCGAAGAAACCGAACAGACCGATGCCGAAAAAGCGATGACAGATGTTCGTGAAAGTATGTATTTGGTTTCGGAATTTGCTGCTAAATATTTTCAGGATGTTTTAATAAATTCTGAAGAAGGAAAAGCAATCGGACTTTCTTATTTTAAAGAAAGAGGATTTACCAATGAAACGATTAAAAAATTCGATTTAGGATATTCTCCCGAAACCTGGGACGCTTTGACTAAAGAAGCATTAGGAAAAGGATATAAATTAGAATTTCTGGAAAGTACAGGTTTAACCATTGCAAGAGAAGATCGTCCTTTTGACCGATTTAAAGGGCGTGTGATGTTTCCGATTCAAAGTATGTCTGGCCGGGTTTTAGGTTTTGGAGGACGTATTTTGACCAATGATAAAAAGGCGGCAAAATATCTAAATTCACCGGAAAGTGATATCTACCATAAAAGTAAAGTGCTTTATGGAATTTATCATGCCAAACAATCTATAGCGAAACAAAACAACTGTTATTTGGTTGAAGGTTATACCGATGTAATCCAGTTTAGTCAGGCCGGAATAGAGAATGTTGTGGCTTCGTCCGGAACTGCTTTAACGCCTGATCAGATTCGTCTGATTAACCGTCTGACCCGAAATATTACGGTGCTTTTTGATGGTGATGCTGCCGGTTTGCGAGCGTCTATTCGAGGAATCGATTTGATTCTTGAGGAAGGTATGAATGTAAGAGTTTGTTCTTTTCCTGACGGAGAAGATCCGGATAGTTTTGCCCGAAAAAATTCACATGATGATTTAGTTGCTTATTTAGAAAACAATAGTAAAGATTTCATACAGTTTAAGGCTTCGATTTTGATGAATGAAGCTAAAAACGATCCGATAAAAAAAGCCGATCTGATTCGTGATATGGTTACTAGTATTTCTAAAATACCAGATCGTATTCAGCGCGAAGTCTATATCCAGGAGTGTGCCCGAATAATGGATATTTCAGAGCAGGTTTTGGTGAGTACTTTGGCGCAGCTAATCCAAAAAGATATTGCTGAAGCTAATAAAAAACAAAAACAAGAACAGAAACCTTTTGAAGTTGTAAGGAATCAGGCTCCAAAAAACACTAATTTCTCAGGAGGAGATCCGGAAGATCCGCGGACTGGTCCGCCAGAAGGGTATGGTTATCCGGGAGACATGGGATATCCTGTTGAGCAGACAGAAAAAGTAGATATTTTATATGGTTTTGAAAGAAAAATTATTGAAATATTATTGCTTTATGGAAATGTATTGGAAGATTTTGAAGATGTATTTTTAAAAGCTGATGAAGAAGGAAATGTAAAGGAAGTTACAGAAAAAAGAAAATATAAAGTATACGAGAAAGTTTACCTGAGTCTTCAGGAAGATGAGGTGGAGCTTACGAATACATTGTTTAAGGATATTTTTACCGGACTTATTGATTTTTACAATCAAAATGAGACTTTTAGTTTAGATAGATACTTAATGCACCTGCAACCTGAATTTGCACAGGAAGTGACTAATATATTGATGGAAGACGAAAAGTTGGTTATCCACAACTGGGAGGGACAAAATATTTTTCCGAAGCATAAAAGCGAAACTGTAGAGCAAAATGTTTCGGATACTATATTTTCGATGAGATGGTATTTGATTTCAAAAATCATTCACGATTTGAAGGAGTCATTGATGACCGATCCTCAGGATGATAATTCAGAATTGTTGTCTATGGTGATTGATTATTCTAAATTATTAAATAATTTTTCCAGAAAACTGGGGCGGGTTGTAGTGCCATATCATTTATAA
- a CDS encoding response regulator transcription factor — protein MIKVCLADNHPVTHFGVKSYFKDHDQISIVANVGNFSMVRDILQTKEIDILILDLELEGLSSIFEVKSILKNFPKTKIVIFSDLAEQMYAPNAIKAGVSGYVHKTEKLETLGLSIIKVHEGKIIINETVRKNMALIAKQSKSERLYRKLSNREIEVLRYLSDGKKNNEISKILNLNEKTISTYKLRLLTKLNVTNLVDLVNKAKTLEII, from the coding sequence ATGATTAAAGTATGTCTTGCAGACAATCATCCTGTGACTCACTTTGGCGTTAAGTCTTATTTTAAAGACCACGATCAAATTTCAATTGTTGCCAACGTAGGCAATTTTTCAATGGTTAGAGATATTCTTCAAACGAAGGAAATCGACATTCTAATCTTAGATTTAGAACTAGAAGGTCTTTCAAGTATCTTCGAAGTAAAATCAATTCTGAAAAATTTCCCAAAAACAAAGATTGTAATTTTTAGTGACCTCGCTGAACAAATGTATGCTCCAAATGCAATTAAAGCAGGAGTTTCCGGGTATGTACACAAAACAGAAAAACTTGAAACTTTAGGTCTTTCTATTATTAAAGTACACGAAGGAAAAATTATCATCAACGAAACAGTTCGCAAAAACATGGCCCTTATTGCTAAACAAAGCAAGAGCGAACGTTTGTACAGAAAACTTTCTAATCGCGAGATTGAAGTTTTACGTTACTTAAGTGATGGTAAAAAAAACAATGAAATCTCTAAAATCTTAAATCTGAACGAAAAAACGATCAGTACTTACAAATTAAGATTATTGACAAAGTTGAATGTTACTAATTTAGTTGATTTAGTAAACAAAGCAAAGACTTTAGAAATTATTTAA
- a CDS encoding FtsL-like putative cell division protein gives MKSGVFGILKARFLINDDAVKNWRFIVFIILLAILMIANTQRYEQKVFEIAKLNNEVKELRSEFVDRRSELMKLKMESTISDKMLEKQIFPSTVPPVKIEVKKEEEKSFFKRIWQ, from the coding sequence ATGAAGAGTGGAGTATTCGGTATATTAAAAGCCAGGTTTCTAATCAACGATGATGCAGTAAAGAACTGGAGATTCATTGTTTTTATCATTTTGCTTGCCATTTTGATGATTGCAAATACACAGCGATACGAACAGAAGGTTTTTGAAATTGCAAAGCTGAATAATGAAGTAAAAGAATTAAGATCTGAGTTTGTAGATCGACGTTCAGAATTAATGAAATTAAAAATGGAATCAACGATATCGGATAAAATGCTTGAAAAACAGATTTTTCCATCTACAGTTCCTCCAGTAAAAATAGAAGTTAAAAAAGAAGAAGAAAAAAGTTTCTTTAAAAGAATATGGCAGTAG
- the rsmH gene encoding 16S rRNA (cytosine(1402)-N(4))-methyltransferase RsmH, producing MTTTMEYHNPVLLHPTVDGLNIKPDGVYVDVTFGGGGHSKEILKRLGPNGRLFAFDQDEDALANALPDERFTLINENFRFIKRFLRFHGVKSVDGILADLGVSSHQFDVPERGFSTRFDAGLDMRMSQKNDLNAYRVVNEYEEQDLRRVFFDYGELKNAPALARTIVEARQGYPIKTTDELKEVLAKYLPERVKNKILAQIYQAIRIEVNQEMDVLKEFIEQSLEILNPGGRFSVISYHSLEDRLVKRFIKNGMFEGEPERDFYGNFSVPFKTIGKLIVPDEAEIKINNRARSAKLRIAEKV from the coding sequence ATGACGACGACAATGGAATATCATAATCCGGTTTTGCTTCATCCAACAGTAGATGGTTTAAATATTAAACCTGATGGTGTGTATGTAGATGTTACGTTTGGAGGCGGTGGTCATTCAAAAGAGATTTTAAAAAGATTAGGGCCAAACGGAAGGCTGTTTGCATTTGATCAGGACGAAGATGCACTTGCAAATGCATTGCCAGACGAGAGGTTTACCTTAATTAATGAGAACTTTAGATTTATAAAAAGATTTCTTCGTTTTCATGGTGTTAAAAGTGTTGATGGAATTTTGGCAGATCTGGGAGTTTCATCACATCAGTTTGATGTTCCGGAAAGAGGTTTTTCCACAAGATTTGATGCCGGACTGGATATGCGGATGAGTCAGAAAAATGATTTAAATGCTTATCGGGTGGTTAACGAATATGAAGAACAGGATTTACGTCGTGTTTTTTTTGATTATGGGGAGTTGAAAAACGCACCGGCACTTGCCAGAACAATTGTTGAGGCAAGACAAGGTTATCCAATCAAAACGACTGACGAATTAAAAGAAGTTTTGGCGAAGTATTTACCAGAGAGAGTTAAAAATAAAATATTGGCTCAGATTTATCAGGCGATTCGTATTGAGGTAAATCAGGAAATGGATGTTCTGAAAGAGTTTATTGAGCAGTCGTTGGAAATTTTAAATCCGGGTGGTAGATTTTCGGTGATCTCATATCATTCTTTAGAGGACAGATTGGTAAAAAGATTTATAAAAAACGGAATGTTTGAGGGAGAACCGGAACGTGATTTTTATGGGAATTTTTCAGTGCCATTTAAAACTATTGGAAAATTGATTGTCCCTGATGAAGCTGAAATCAAAATCAATAATAGAGCAAGAAGTGCAAAACTTAGAATAGCTGAAAAGGTATAA
- the gldB gene encoding gliding motility lipoprotein GldB yields the protein MKIYCFAVVLCLFFLSCDQKSKVEKEVEEIPVDIKVERFDKVFFESKPQDLAKIKMQYPFFFPAGNDDAVWLKKMQEPIWREVYTEVQKKYSDFEPVRQQFNSLFQHVKYYFPKTKTPKVITVIGEMDYNAKAIYADSLVIVALELYLGKEHKFYEFPNYLKQNFEEKQIMPDVVSSFAYRNIPAYADKNLVSQMIFEGKQLYAKDLLLPEYTDAEKIGYLPEQIKWCEENEAYMWRYFLEKEMLYSADPKLTTRFIAPAPFSKFYLEIDNDSPGRVGAWIGWQIVRSYMKNNNVTLPELLKINAKEIFENSKYKPKK from the coding sequence ATGAAAATATATTGCTTTGCGGTGGTTCTGTGCCTGTTTTTTTTGTCCTGTGATCAAAAAAGTAAGGTCGAAAAAGAAGTAGAAGAAATTCCGGTTGATATTAAAGTAGAACGTTTTGATAAGGTGTTTTTTGAATCAAAACCGCAAGATCTGGCTAAGATAAAAATGCAATATCCTTTCTTTTTTCCGGCAGGAAATGATGACGCTGTCTGGTTAAAGAAAATGCAGGAGCCAATTTGGCGTGAGGTATATACTGAAGTGCAAAAAAAGTATTCGGATTTTGAGCCAGTTCGTCAACAATTTAATTCGCTTTTTCAACACGTAAAATATTATTTTCCTAAAACTAAAACTCCAAAAGTAATTACGGTAATTGGTGAGATGGACTATAATGCTAAAGCAATTTATGCCGACAGTCTGGTTATTGTTGCATTAGAATTGTATTTGGGAAAAGAGCACAAATTTTATGAATTCCCGAATTATTTAAAACAAAACTTTGAGGAGAAACAAATTATGCCGGATGTGGTTTCGAGTTTTGCTTACAGAAATATTCCTGCCTATGCCGATAAGAATTTAGTTTCTCAAATGATTTTTGAAGGAAAACAACTGTATGCAAAGGATTTGCTTTTGCCTGAATATACAGATGCTGAAAAAATTGGTTACCTACCGGAACAAATAAAATGGTGTGAAGAAAATGAAGCTTATATGTGGCGTTATTTTTTAGAAAAAGAAATGCTGTATAGTGCAGATCCTAAGCTTACAACCCGATTTATTGCGCCGGCTCCCTTTTCTAAATTTTACTTAGAGATAGATAATGATTCTCCAGGACGCGTAGGGGCTTGGATTGGTTGGCAAATTGTTCGTTCCTACATGAAAAATAATAATGTTACTTTGCCTGAATTATTAAAAATTAATGCAAAAGAGATATTCGAAAATTCAAAATATAAACCTAAGAAATAA
- a CDS encoding division/cell wall cluster transcriptional repressor MraZ encodes MNTIVGTYECKVDAKGRLMLPAPLKKQLSASLQDGFVLKRSVFQQCLELYPMEEWNLMMKKINKLNRFVKKNNDFIRRFTAGVKVVEIDALGRLLVPKDLVTFSGISKDVVFSSAVNIVEIWDKDLYEKSISGEDMDFADLAEEVMGNINDDDNGIS; translated from the coding sequence TTGAATACAATTGTAGGAACATATGAGTGTAAAGTTGATGCTAAGGGGAGGCTAATGTTGCCTGCGCCCCTAAAAAAGCAGCTGTCAGCTTCTCTTCAGGACGGTTTTGTTTTGAAGCGCTCTGTTTTTCAGCAATGCTTGGAATTGTATCCAATGGAAGAATGGAATTTGATGATGAAGAAGATTAACAAGTTGAATCGTTTTGTAAAAAAGAACAATGATTTCATTCGCAGATTTACTGCCGGAGTTAAAGTGGTAGAGATTGATGCATTAGGAAGATTGTTGGTACCAAAAGATCTGGTAACTTTTTCAGGTATTTCTAAAGATGTTGTTTTTTCATCTGCGGTTAATATTGTGGAGATTTGGGATAAAGATTTATATGAAAAATCAATAAGCGGCGAAGATATGGATTTTGCAGATTTAGCCGAAGAAGTAATGGGAAATATTAATGACGACGACAATGGAATATCATAA
- the nadE gene encoding NAD(+) synthase produces the protein MAKKSTIQTEKVNNHIVEWLKDYANNAKVNGFVIGISGGVDSAVTSTLCAQTGLQVLCVEMPIHQAETQVSRGREHIEQLKKRFPNVSSVETDLTATFEAFKNAVPITKDETKVNLSFANTRARLRMTSLYYLAGIHGLLVAGTGNKVEDFGVGFYTKYGDGGVDLSPIADLMKSDVYALGEYLTIPASILTAAPTDGLFGDNRTDEDQLGASYDELEWAMLAAESGKTAGDFSGREKSVFEIYKRLNTSNKHKMQSIPVCLIPKTLK, from the coding sequence ATGGCTAAAAAAAGCACTATTCAGACAGAAAAAGTAAATAACCACATCGTTGAGTGGCTAAAAGATTATGCTAACAACGCAAAAGTAAATGGTTTTGTAATCGGAATTTCGGGCGGAGTCGACTCTGCGGTAACTTCAACATTATGCGCCCAGACTGGTTTACAGGTTTTGTGTGTAGAAATGCCAATTCACCAGGCCGAAACTCAGGTTTCAAGAGGAAGGGAACATATTGAGCAATTAAAAAAACGTTTCCCAAACGTTTCAAGTGTAGAAACTGATTTAACTGCCACTTTTGAAGCTTTTAAAAATGCTGTGCCTATAACAAAAGATGAAACAAAAGTTAATTTATCATTTGCTAATACACGTGCCCGTCTACGAATGACGTCATTATATTATTTAGCCGGAATTCACGGCTTATTAGTCGCAGGGACAGGCAATAAAGTAGAAGATTTTGGAGTAGGATTTTATACAAAATATGGTGATGGCGGTGTCGATTTGAGTCCAATTGCAGATTTAATGAAATCAGATGTATATGCTCTTGGGGAATATTTAACTATTCCGGCATCAATTTTAACAGCTGCTCCTACCGACGGTTTATTTGGTGATAACAGAACCGATGAAGACCAATTGGGAGCAAGTTATGACGAGCTGGAATGGGCAATGTTAGCAGCGGAGTCAGGAAAGACGGCAGGTGATTTTAGTGGACGAGAAAAATCTGTTTTTGAAATTTATAAAAGATTAAACACCAGCAACAAGCATAAAATGCAATCGATTCCAGTATGTTTGATACCAAAAACGTTAAAATAA
- the gldC gene encoding gliding motility protein GldC, translated as MSDTINSEIKFNIELDENRVPEKLTWSAQDGGVQAEEAKAIMLSIWDSKVKETMRIDLWTKDMPVDEMKIFFHQTLVAMADTFKRATDDEKMSDTMKDFCDYFAEKLELTK; from the coding sequence ATGTCAGATACAATAAACTCAGAAATTAAATTCAATATAGAATTAGATGAAAACCGTGTTCCGGAAAAATTAACCTGGAGCGCACAAGACGGCGGTGTTCAGGCTGAAGAAGCAAAGGCTATTATGTTATCAATTTGGGATAGCAAAGTTAAAGAAACAATGCGTATTGATCTTTGGACAAAAGATATGCCGGTGGACGAAATGAAAATTTTCTTTCATCAGACTTTAGTTGCAATGGCTGATACTTTTAAACGTGCTACAGACGACGAAAAAATGTCGGACACAATGAAAGATTTCTGTGATTATTTTGCAGAAAAACTGGAACTAACGAAGTAG
- a CDS encoding alpha/beta fold hydrolase: protein MDKHYKKEGKYSYYEAGEGTPIVILHGLMGGLSNFDGVAQYFPTKGYKVVIPDLPIYTQSILKTNVKSFAKYVKDFITFKGFDQVILLGNSLGGHIALYHTKLYPEKVAGLVITGSSGLYESAMGDSYPRRGDYEYIKKKAEDVFYDPKIATPDLIDEVYATANDRIKLIKTLTIAKSAIRHNMAKDLPKMTVETCIIWGKNDSVTPPNVAEEFDKLLPNSTLYWIDKCGHAAMMEHPQEFNEILEKWLTEKKL, encoded by the coding sequence ATGGACAAACACTACAAAAAAGAAGGCAAATACAGCTATTATGAAGCTGGAGAAGGAACTCCTATCGTTATTTTACACGGTTTAATGGGAGGCCTTAGTAACTTTGATGGTGTAGCGCAATATTTCCCAACGAAAGGATATAAAGTTGTTATCCCGGATTTGCCAATATATACACAAAGCATTTTAAAAACGAATGTAAAAAGCTTTGCTAAATACGTAAAAGATTTCATCACCTTTAAAGGTTTTGACCAGGTTATTCTATTAGGAAATTCATTAGGAGGACATATCGCATTGTATCACACAAAGTTGTATCCCGAAAAAGTAGCAGGACTTGTAATAACAGGGAGCTCAGGACTTTATGAAAGTGCAATGGGCGACAGCTACCCAAGAAGAGGCGATTATGAATACATTAAAAAGAAAGCTGAAGATGTATTTTACGACCCTAAAATTGCAACTCCGGATCTTATTGATGAAGTATATGCAACTGCTAATGACCGCATAAAACTAATTAAAACTTTAACGATTGCCAAGAGTGCCATTCGTCATAACATGGCCAAAGATTTACCAAAAATGACAGTTGAAACCTGTATTATTTGGGGTAAAAACGATTCTGTAACGCCGCCAAATGTTGCCGAAGAATTTGATAAATTATTGCCTAATTCAACTTTATATTGGATAGACAAATGTGGACACGCTGCTATGATGGAACATCCTCAGGAGTTCAACGAAATTCTTGAAAAATGGCTTACCGAAAAAAAATTATAG
- the yihA gene encoding ribosome biogenesis GTP-binding protein YihA/YsxC, with the protein MKINTAEFIISNSDASKCPAEFLPEYAFIGRSNVGKSSLINMITNHKNLAKTSGRPGKTQLINHFKINNNWFLVDLPGYGYAKVSKKTKSVFQQFITDYFENREQLVCAFVLIDIRHEAQKIDIEFMSYMGESEIPFCIIFTKADKISKVKIDSHIAAYKKQMYANNWAEMPHYFVTSSTESIGKEELLSYIDEVNQEVFKNNSGF; encoded by the coding sequence ATGAAAATTAATACCGCCGAATTTATTATCAGTAATTCTGATGCATCAAAATGCCCGGCCGAGTTTTTGCCGGAATACGCTTTTATAGGCAGATCAAATGTTGGGAAATCATCTTTGATTAATATGATTACCAATCATAAAAATTTAGCAAAAACATCTGGAAGGCCAGGAAAAACACAACTTATAAATCACTTTAAAATCAATAACAATTGGTTTTTGGTCGATTTACCGGGTTATGGATATGCTAAAGTTTCTAAGAAAACCAAATCGGTTTTCCAGCAATTCATTACAGATTATTTTGAAAACAGAGAACAACTGGTATGTGCTTTTGTTTTAATTGATATTCGCCATGAAGCTCAAAAAATTGACATTGAATTTATGTCTTATATGGGCGAAAGCGAAATACCATTTTGCATTATTTTTACCAAAGCAGATAAAATCAGTAAAGTAAAAATCGATTCACATATTGCAGCCTACAAGAAACAGATGTACGCAAACAACTGGGCCGAAATGCCACATTATTTTGTAACCTCATCTACAGAATCAATTGGAAAAGAAGAACTTCTATCCTACATAGACGAAGTAAATCAGGAAGTTTTTAAAAACAATTCAGGTTTTTAA